The Candidatus Thermoplasmatota archaeon genomic interval TTCTCTCCGAGCTGGGAATCTCTGCGGACATTGCCAACGACGGTCTCGAGGAGAATCTGCTGGATGTCTACCACGAGGTCCTGGCGCGCGTCCCTCCCGTCCCTTTCGACGGAGCGGAGCAGCTCCTCGGCGGGCTGAGGGACAGGGGCATTTCCCTGGCGATCATCTCGAACACTGGACGCACCGGTGGGGCGTTCTTCCGGGAGCTGATGGAAGGGTACGGCCTGGCGAGGTTCTTCGACGTGATGGTGTTCTCGAACGAGGCTCGGATAAGGAAGCCGAACAAGGAGATCTTCCTCGGAACGCTCGAGAGGTTGCGTGTGAGTCCCGAAGAGGCCATGCACGTGGGCGATGATTCCGACAGCGATGTCGTTGGAGCGAAGAATGCGGGGATGAAAGGCATCCTCCTGCTCATCCCGGGAAGGGACCCGGAGAGGGGGGACCCTGACTTCGTCGTGACAAAGCTCTCGGAGATACTGGACATACTCAAAGAGCTGGAGGGGGCGGATTGAAGGCCTCGGCTGTCGCACATCCGATCCAGGGCCTGATAAAGTACCACGGCCTCGAGGACGAGAGGCTCCGCCTCCCGTTCCATGACTCCATAAGCGTGTGCACGGCGCCTCTCGCCACCCGCACAACGATCGAGTTCGGGGAGGGGGAGACGAGCAGCGCCACGATAGGCGAGGAGCCGGCCACCGGAAGGGAGTTCGAGAGGATCGCAGACGTCGTCGGCCCCGTCCTTCGGCTGGCTGGCGCTGACCTGAAGTTCAAGATGATGTCCGAGAACAACTTCTCCTCGAACATTGGCCTGGGCGCGTCTTCGTCCGGCTTCGCAGCGCTCGCCCTGGCAAGCTGCAGAGCGCTCGGACTGGAGCTCGGCGACAAGGAGGTCTCGCGAATCGCCAGAATGGGTGCTGCCTCCGCCGCCCGGTCCGTGACCGGCGCATTCTCCCGCCTGAGAAGGGGCATCGGTGACGAGGACACATACTCCCAACAGATAGCTTCAGAGGACCTTGAGATGGGGATCATAGTCGCCCTCGTTCCCGCCTTCAAGCGGACGGAGGACGCCCACAGGGACGCCCCGTCCTCCCCGTTCTTCCGCTCGAGACTGGCGGAGATGCCCATTATGATCGACAAGATGGAGCTCGCCATCAGGCAGAGGGAAGTGGGCAGGATCTGCGAGCTTGCCGAGAGGGACACGCTGATGCTTCACGGGATCACGATGACAGGGGCAACGGAGATGCTCCTCTGGCGACCGGAGACGATGAGCGTGATCCTGAAGGTCAGGAACATGCGGGAGAGGGGGATAACCGCCTTCTTCTCGATCGACACCGGCGCGACGGTCTACGTCAACACGTTCCCAAACAGGGTGAAGGAGGTCAGGGCTGAGATCGAGGACCTGGGCGTTGACACCATAGAGTGCACGGTTGGCGGAGAGGCCAGAGAGGTCAAGGACCACCTTTTCTGAGAAGTCGGTCCAACGTCAGAGGTAGGCGGTAAGAATATAGTGCAAAGCGCGTTTCCCGTACGCGTGAGGATAATCATTCTCGGCCCGCCAAGTTCTGGCAAAGGTACCCAGGCCTCGGTGCTTGCGAAGGAACACGGTGTCCCGCACATCTCCACCGGGGACATCCTCAGGGGCGAGGTCGACAGGAAGACGGAGCTCGGACAGAAGGCCGCGTCCTACATGTCCGAGGGGAGGCTCGTCCCGGACGGTCTCGTAATCAGGAAGATAGAGAGCAGACTCTCCCAGGAGGACTGCGCGCGAGGTTTCATCCTCGACGGCTACCCAAGGACTGTGGAGCAGGCGGTAGCACTGGACAAGATTGCTGCACCGGATGTCGTCCTTCACATCGACGTGACTGAGGAAGAGATAATCAGGCGGGCGACCGGGAGGAGGGTCTGCAAGACCTGCGGGGCGATATTCCACGTGGAGTTCAGCCCACCAAAGACCGCCGAGGTCTGCGACATCTGCGGCTCGAAGCTGGTCATCCGAGAGGACGACGCCGAGCCCACGGTCAGAAAGAGACTGGGGGTCTATCGGGAATTGACCGCGCCTCTGATCGAGAGGTACGGCGATATGCTCGTCTCGATCGACGGGAACGGCACTCCGGACGAGACGCTCGAGCGGGCTCGGAGCGCTTTGAGAGACGTTGGCAGAAACGCATAAATATCCACTAACCGTTGATGAGTACAGTGGTGGATTGCCGTGGATGATTTTCAGTGGCAGGTCCTGAACACGGCGGCTAAGAGAGGATACTACGGGGCCTCCAGGGAAGACCTCTTCTCAGACATAAGAGGTGTCAGATACAAGCAGCTTGAGGAAGCCGTCAGGGCTCTGGAGGAGGACGGTTGTGTGGAGGTCGAGTGGACCGGACCCAACAAGTTCGTCGTCAACATCACGGAGAAGGGCACCGAGACTGTCAAGACCGAGTACAAGGAGCGTCTGGCCGAGTACGAGAAGAGGATCGAGGAGCAGAAGGCCGCCGCAGCCGACAAGGAGCCCGAGGCCCTCTTCCAGTGCGGCAACTGCAATGCGCTGGTCAGTCAGGACTCGAAAGAGTGTCCCGAGTGCGGGGCCAAGTTCGAGGGTTAGCTGTACGCCTCAGCGAGTGCCTGGTCCTTTCTCCACTTCTCCTCAGCATACTTCTGAAGGGTAGCTAGGTTCTCTTTCGTCAGGTGCCTGAACCTGCCCTGGAGCTTGGTGTACTCCTCCACGGGAGTCATCTTCGGCTTCTTGTTGATGGTCATCTTCCCGTCCTCGAACTCGTAGAGGGTCCAGAGACCGGTGTTGACGACCATCTTGGAGATCTTCGCTCCCAAGCTGGAGTCCATCCGCCAGCCAGGTGGGCATGGCGAGTATATCTGGATATACCGGAAGCAGCCCTTCTTGTTCTTCGCGTTTTCCAGCTTCTTCAGAAGGTCGGGAATGAATCCAAGAGTGGCGGTCGCGACGTAAGGCGCATCGTGGGCGATCATGATTCGCGGGATGTCCTTCTTGTACTCGCCCTTGCCTGCCTCGACGCTCCCAACTGGAGTGGTGGTCGTCCAAGCACCGAAGGGTGTTGCCCCGCTCCGCTGAATGCCAGTGTTCATGTAGGCCTCGTTGTCGTAGCAGACGTAGATGATGTCCTCGTTCCTCTCCGCGGCTCCGGAAAGAGCCTGTATCCCGATGTCTGCGGTCCCACCGTCGCCCGCGAAGGCAACGACACTTGTGTCCGTCTTCCCCAGCCTCTTGAGCGCCCTGCTTATCCCGGCGGCGCATATCGCGGAGTTCTCGAAGAGAACGTGAAGGTATGGAACCTTGAACGAGTTGAGCGGGTAGGTCCCGCCAAAGACCAGCAGACAGTTCGCCGGGAAGTAGGTTATCGTGTCAGGCCCGAAGACCTTCATCGCGATCTTCGCGACCGTCGCACCGCCACAGCCTGGGCAGGCCGTGTGTCCGTTAACAAACCAATCCTCTTCAGGCAGATCCTTCATCTTCATGGCTGCACCCCCCTGGTGCCTATCCAAGTGACCTCTTTCTCGACCCGGTCATTCTTGGCCGCCTCGAGCGTCCTTTCGAACATAAGCCTGATGTCCTTCACCATCACGTCCCTGCCGCCGAGGCCCGCCAGGAACCCCAGGACGGGAATCGTGGAGTGCCCGTACAATGCGCTCTTCGTGTCCATGTAGTTCGGTCCTCCAGTGCCGAAGGACATCGCCCTGTCGTAGACGCCGAGCGCCTTCACCCGCGAGGCTATGTCCCTGATGATCTCCGTCGGATATGGACGGAACCATCTCATCTTCACCAGTCCAACGCTCTTGCCCTCGTCTCTCAGCTCATCCACGACATCCCTGGTCGTCGCGGACACCGTTCCAAGCGTGATGAGTCCGACCTCGGCATCGTCCATGCGGTATTCCTCTACCGCCCCGCCGTAGTCGCGACCGAACTTCTTTGCGAACTCGTCGTTCACTTGCTTAATCACTTCCTTCGCGTTCTGGGTGCTCTCCTCGGTCTGGTATCTGAACTCCTGGATGTATTCCGGGGAGGCGAACGAACCCACGACCATCGGGTCCTTGGGCCTGAGGTACGCGTGCTTCGGATCGTAGCGGGGAAGGAACTCGTCCACGTCCTTCTGGTCGGGGAACTCGACCGGCTCGACCGTGTGAGAGAGAATGAATGCATCGAGGTTCACCATCACCGGCAGGAGGACCTTGGTGTTCTCCGCGACCTTGTATGCCTGGACCACCATGTCCAGAACCTCCTGGTTGTTCTCGCAGAAGCACTGCAGCCAGCCGCTGTCCCTCTCCGCCATCGTGTCGTTGTGCTCGCACCAGATGCCAATGGGAGCTGCGATCGTCCTGTTGACGACGGGCATGACTATCGGCAGGTGAAGCCCCGCCGCCACGTAGAGGACCTCGTGCATGAGCGCGAGACCCTGCGAGGATGTCGCCGTGTAGGACCTCACGCCGGTCGCGGTCGCAGCAACGCACGCGCTCATGGCGCTATGCTCGCTCTCGACGGGCATGTACTCAGCGTCGAGCTTGCCGTCGTTCACGAACTCGGAGACGTGCTCCACGATGAACGTCTGGGGTGTTATCGGGTAGGCAGCTATCACCTCGACCCGCGAGAGCAGCGCTCCGTAGGCGGCGGCATAGTTACCTGTGACGATTCTTTTCTCGACCATTATCTCACCATCTCTATCGCATCGGCGGGACAGACCTCTTCGCATATCCCGCATCCCTTGCAGTAGTCCATATCAAAGCCCACCTTCTTGGGCGGCTCGAGCCGCTTGATCGCCGCATCGGGACAGTAGAACCAGCACATGAGGCAGTTGTTGCAGGCCTCCTCGTCGTACTTCGGTGTGAAGGTCCTCCAGCTGCCCGTCTTGTTCTCTACAGAGCTGCCGGGTCCGACGAGGCCGGAATCCGTCTTCGTCGGCTTGGTCGCGAGGCTCAGAGGCATCTCCTGGTAGGTCGGAAGCCACTTCTTCGCCTCCGGGTACTTCCTTTCGGCCTTGCACTTCCCGATCTTGATTCTGTCGTGCGCCGCGGCGGCTGCGCGTGCGTTCTTCTCCGCCAGCTTGTCTCCGATCCTGGGTCCGAATATGTCCAGTATCCCCTGCTTCACCGAGTCGATTGAGACAAGGCCCGTGGCGGCCGCGAAAGCGCCCAGTATGGCGCTGTTGGTTATGGGCGCTCCCAGAACCTCGAGCGCGACCGTTGTGGCGTCCACCGTCGCGGTCTTCACCGACATCCCCAGATCGACCTCCTCCGGGTCGAGCGGGGAGTTCAGGATGGCCATCCCATCTGGAGAGAGCCCCTCCGCGACATTGACAAAGTCCATGAGCTTTTCGTCAAGGACGACGATGTAATCTGGGTTGTAGACCCTCGTCTTGATGTTTATCTTGTTCTCATCCACTCGCGTGAACGCGAGCACAGGTGCGCCTCTCCTCTCGGCACCGAACCATGGAAAAGCCACCGCGTAGTTGCCTTCCACGAAGGCAGCGGCGGCGAGCGCCTGAGCGGCCATGACGGCTCCCTGTCCTCCTCTTCCGTGAAATCTGACTTCGTACACACTCCCAACCTCCGGGGAACAAAGCCAATACAAGTGTTGAACATAAACCTTGCGTGTCAAGTCGTACCGCTGGAGGTTCTCTCACCCGCGACGACAGATTCCACCGATGTCCCTGCGTGTCTCCTGATTCAGGTCTGACCGCGTTCCGAGGGCGAAAGGAATTAAAGGCGTGGGATTATGATGAGGGCGGGCCCGAGTGGGGTAGCTTGGACATCCTAGAAGCCTGCGGAGCTTCGGACCCGGATTCAAATTCCGGCTCGGGCACTACATCTTTGCAGGGCTAACAAGAATTCATCTATCTGAGTGCATTAGTGATTCGTATGCGAAGTCCCGCGAGGTTGGGCGGCATCTTTGGACTGGTTCTCATAGCATGCTTCCTGGCGGGATACATCACGGCATGGGCGTTGAGTCCGTGGTATGGTTTTGGCGGGGACTACCTGAGCGATCTGGGTATCGGCGAGGGAGCGTTCGCCTTCAACATCGGCGTGATGTCAGCGGGGCTCATCACGATTCCATTCGCTTGGGGGCTATGGAACGCTCTGCGGGAACACATCCTTGGGAAGCTGGGCAGCCTCGTGTGCGCCTTGGCGGGGATCTTCCTGTTCCTCGTTGGTGTCTTCCCGGAGGACCAGGTGCCGACCCACTACATCGTCAGCGTATCCTTCTTCGCATCGCTCGGGGTGGCACTGATCATCCTGGCTCTTCCGATGATCCGCTCTCCCGTTTTCCGGCGGGTGGCGGCGCCGCTCACGGTCGTCATCATCGTCCTATCGATCGTGCTGGCAATATCGATCTTCCTGGTCATCCCGATGGAGGCGGGCCCGCTGATGGAGACCATTGCGGTGCTTGAGGCCCTCGTGTGGGTGTTCGTCGCATCCGTGCAGATGATCCTCTTCGCCCGCTCAGAGCAAGAAGAGATCCAGGCGCAAGAATGAATCACTCGAAGAGCTTGGCGGAGCTCCGGTCGAGCGGGACGCCCATGCTCTCCGCAATCGGCATGCATTTCGCCCGAGCAAGATAGGCGATCGGCCTGTAGTCCTGATCGGAGAAGGACTCCCAGTTCGCCATGCCCTTGCAGATTATCAGGTTGCCTCCCTCCAGCTTCCCCTTCAGGGTGCTGCCCAGGCGATCGAAGTCCACGCCCACCGCGAACGCGTTCGTGGTCAGGACCTCGTCCGCCAGCTCGTCCAGGTGGAACTCCCGCGCGTCCTCCATGGTCGCATCCGTGAGGATTGGCTCGCCCCTCACGACGTAGGAGACCCTCCCGCCGAACTTCTTCAGTTCCTTGATCAGGAGCCTGTCGAAGACTATCTCACCGGCGTTGTCCCCGAAAAGCAGGACCTCCTCCGATCCGGAGAGCATCTCCTTGATCCTGGGAGTGTCGTCATGCCCCAAGCCCTCCAAGCAGAGGTCCTCGAAGACCGACTCCAGTTCCTCCGGCCCGCCGATCTTCGATGCGATGCCGAAATCCAGAACGTTCCCCGCGATCGAACATATCACCGCCGCCTTGAAGGGGTCCTCAGACCCGCGGACGAGCTCCTCCGCGCGGGGATAGAGCTTCAGCGCGATGTCGTTGCATCTCTTCTTGATGTCCTTGTACGGGTCGTCCGTGCCCAGCAGATCGTACACAGCCCGATGAACCTTGGTCGCCACTTCCGCCGAGTTCGAGTTCTCGCCGAACTCGCAGAGAAGGACGTCCGCGGCGGCCTTCATCGCTTCGTAGCCGAGTTCCGGATTCACGAGGTTCGTCTCGTAGAGCGACCGCCGAAGCAGGCAGGGAAAGCACTCTGGCGTGATCTTCATCGTCCGCAATAAGACAGAAATCTCTTATAAGGATGCGCCCACAACACGCCTACTTCAGCAGGCCCAGCTGGGTCAGCTTCTCCGGCAGGTACGTGTCCGTCGCGAAGTCCAGCCCGTACTTCGCCAGCGCCTGCTGCTCCGCCTTCTTCTTGATCTTCAGCATCAGCTCGATCTCGTCCTTCCAGAACCTGTCCTTGAACCTCGGGTCCGTGAGCTCCGACTCGAGCGCCTTGACGTCCACCCCGCTCAGCTTGTCCGTGGGGAGGTCGTAGTTCAGTATGTCCGTGGCGGTTATCCCCAGGTACACGGCCGTCGGGGTCGCCAGGTACTCGGAGATGTGAGCGGTCTTGATCGCCCCGTACGCAACGGACGCGAATATCCTGAAGGACCACGGGTCGCAATCCGTGAACACGATTAGCGGGACGCCCATCTCCTCGTTCAGCCGCTTCATGAACCTGCGCGTCGAGCGGGCGGGCTGACCCTTCAGGTGGATCAGGAAGCACCTCGAGTCCTCGTCGAAGCCGTTCTCCACGAGCCTGTCGAACATGCCGCCGGTCTCTATCGCAATGGCGAAGTCAACATCGGAGTCGATGAAGCGTATCTTGTCCTTCTCGACGTTGTACGGGATCCCGTACCCTGAGTCGCCGACATCGTCGCGGCAGTTGATCTTCTTCTTGACTCCCTTCCTGTTCGTCTCCTCGATCGTGACGTTGCCCATCACCCTGGCACCGTCCTCCTCGGGCCTGAGCTTGAAGTCCTCGCGCATGCATCCCGTGATTATCTCCATGTCCTCCGCGAGGTGGTTGGACTCGTTCTGCGACCCGAACTTCGCCAGCCCCCAGCCCTCCGAGATGTAGTACATCTCCCTCAGCGTCGAGGACTTGGACTGCTCGATCATCTCCCTTATGAAGTCGAGCATGTACATCGTGCGGAGGAGCATGTACGCCCCGCGGAGCTTCTTGGCGGTCCTCGAGCCCTTGGCCTTGCCGTACTTCCAGACGCCCTTCCGGGGCATGAAGTTGATGTTGCTCTTCGTCCTCAGCGGGATGCTCATCCCCGGGATGTCGCCGGACTCGAGCTGGTCGTAGATGCTCTCGGCGATGTGATAGAGCTCCTCAATGGGTTTCTGATTCCTGTTGTTCTCCATACGAATCCTCCTCGAGTTCCTCGTCAACCTCATCGTAATCGACTTCTTCCGCGGGCGTCTCGGGCGCCTCGTCCGCCTCTGGCTCCTCGTCCGTCTCGAGCCGCTTGAACTCCCTGACCTCGATGTCCCAGTCACCGGGCAGGGGTTCGGCCCCGATGATGAACTTCGGATTGATCCCGCTCACGTACAGCTCGGTCTCGTCGTAGTCGTCCGAGTCGAGACCCGAGAGGGTGAAGGAGATCTCCTCCTTCTTGGACGAGGGGATCCTCTTCAGCGTCCACGTAACCTTCCCGCTGTCCTTCACCTCGCTGGGCTTGGGGTTCACGGAATCCATGTCCAGGTTCCCGTTCGGAATGATGGCATGGAGCGTGAGCTTCTTCGCAGAAGGTGTGTAGTTGTAGATGTCTATCGTCACCTTATGCCTCTTCTTCGAGAACTCCACGCTCTCGTCTATCCAGATGACGTCCATTATCTTCGTTATGGTCCTGTCCAGGTTCGGGATCTCCCTGTGGATTATGCCCGCGCTCTTCGTCGCGATCTCGGGCAGTATCTTCTGGACTATCTCGAACTTCTCCTGCGTCTTCGCCCTCTTCTTCTTCTTGTTGAGGTGTGTCCTCAGCTTCCTCCCGCAGGCCATCAACCCGCGCTTGATCTCCTCGGTGATCAGGGCGATGTTGGCGACCGCGTCCTTCGCCTCCGATGTGAACGGCACCTTCGTCGAGGCCAGGTGGACGAGGATTATGGCGGGTCCGAAGGGCAGTCCCCTCCCGCCGCGCTGCTCCAGCCCGTACCTTCTCCAGTCAACCTGCTCCAGCCCCACCGTGAGGGCGCATCCTCCCTGATGGTAGAGCAGCGGCACCCTGTTCGCGTACCTCAGGACCTCGACCTGCTGGTCCGCGGGGATATCGCCCCCGTAGACGATGCCGACCTCCACTGCGAAGGGGTTGCCGGCGAACACGGACGCCTCGCGCGTCACGGGCGGGCAGTAGAACTCCGGCTTCAGGTCCCCGAGCACGTTCTTGAGTCCCTTCCTGATGAGCCTCTCGCCGATCGGGGACAGGCAGTCCGTCGGCGGGGACATTATCTTGACCTTCTTTATGGCCTTCAGTATCGCCCTGCCCTGCTCGAGGTTCAGCCTCTTCGGCTTCATGTCCTGGGCGATTTCCGCCTTCTCGCAGATCTCCCTCGCAACCCTGTAGCTTATCCTCTCGAACTCGGTCTTGAGGAAGGAGACCATCTTGATGTTCTTGGTGTACTTGGCCATCTTCATCAGCATTCCGAGCTCGATCCCGTACGGGTGCGGCCTGATCTCCTTCGTGGGCGTCGGGAGCTCATCCGTCGCCCGCTCGAAGATCACGTGCTCCCCGTTGGGTGACTTGTACTCGATCCTGGCGTGCGGGTTCACGATCGCAGTTGCCCGCAGGTACTCGTACACGGACTGCTTCCCGCTGACGTACCTGCCGCGGACGATGGCCTCGAACCGCGTCCCGTGCTCCTTGTCCCAGACGACGAAGTCGTCCCTCACCTTCTGGGGCTTGTTCTTCTTCGTGTCGAGCATTAGCTCGATCTCGTAGGCGACGTCCTGCTCCTTCACCTTCGTCCGGATCTTGGCGGGCCTGCCGGTCGTGAGCTGCGCGTACATGACGACCGCTGAGATCCCGATTCCCTGGGCCCCCCTCGCCTGCCGCAGGCTGTGGAATCTCGACCC includes:
- a CDS encoding HAD family hydrolase codes for the protein MSEMMIKAITFDLWHTVLEEPMENFAEFLRENRTKAMEQVFEAHGLPQPLEDIERAYDVQGQKLWDIWSRGVDIAEEAQMGIVLSELGISADIANDGLEENLLDVYHEVLARVPPVPFDGAEQLLGGLRDRGISLAIISNTGRTGGAFFRELMEGYGLARFFDVMVFSNEARIRKPNKEIFLGTLERLRVSPEEAMHVGDDSDSDVVGAKNAGMKGILLLIPGRDPERGDPDFVVTKLSEILDILKELEGAD
- a CDS encoding diphosphomevalonate decarboxylase → MKASAVAHPIQGLIKYHGLEDERLRLPFHDSISVCTAPLATRTTIEFGEGETSSATIGEEPATGREFERIADVVGPVLRLAGADLKFKMMSENNFSSNIGLGASSSGFAALALASCRALGLELGDKEVSRIARMGAASAARSVTGAFSRLRRGIGDEDTYSQQIASEDLEMGIIVALVPAFKRTEDAHRDAPSSPFFRSRLAEMPIMIDKMELAIRQREVGRICELAERDTLMLHGITMTGATEMLLWRPETMSVILKVRNMRERGITAFFSIDTGATVYVNTFPNRVKEVRAEIEDLGVDTIECTVGGEAREVKDHLF
- a CDS encoding adenylate kinase — translated: MRIIILGPPSSGKGTQASVLAKEHGVPHISTGDILRGEVDRKTELGQKAASYMSEGRLVPDGLVIRKIESRLSQEDCARGFILDGYPRTVEQAVALDKIAAPDVVLHIDVTEEEIIRRATGRRVCKTCGAIFHVEFSPPKTAEVCDICGSKLVIREDDAEPTVRKRLGVYRELTAPLIERYGDMLVSIDGNGTPDETLERARSALRDVGRNA
- a CDS encoding thiamine pyrophosphate-dependent enzyme translates to MKMKDLPEEDWFVNGHTACPGCGGATVAKIAMKVFGPDTITYFPANCLLVFGGTYPLNSFKVPYLHVLFENSAICAAGISRALKRLGKTDTSVVAFAGDGGTADIGIQALSGAAERNEDIIYVCYDNEAYMNTGIQRSGATPFGAWTTTTPVGSVEAGKGEYKKDIPRIMIAHDAPYVATATLGFIPDLLKKLENAKNKKGCFRYIQIYSPCPPGWRMDSSLGAKISKMVVNTGLWTLYEFEDGKMTINKKPKMTPVEEYTKLQGRFRHLTKENLATLQKYAEEKWRKDQALAEAYS
- the porA gene encoding pyruvate ferredoxin oxidoreductase → MVEKRIVTGNYAAAYGALLSRVEVIAAYPITPQTFIVEHVSEFVNDGKLDAEYMPVESEHSAMSACVAATATGVRSYTATSSQGLALMHEVLYVAAGLHLPIVMPVVNRTIAAPIGIWCEHNDTMAERDSGWLQCFCENNQEVLDMVVQAYKVAENTKVLLPVMVNLDAFILSHTVEPVEFPDQKDVDEFLPRYDPKHAYLRPKDPMVVGSFASPEYIQEFRYQTEESTQNAKEVIKQVNDEFAKKFGRDYGGAVEEYRMDDAEVGLITLGTVSATTRDVVDELRDEGKSVGLVKMRWFRPYPTEIIRDIASRVKALGVYDRAMSFGTGGPNYMDTKSALYGHSTIPVLGFLAGLGGRDVMVKDIRLMFERTLEAAKNDRVEKEVTWIGTRGVQP
- a CDS encoding 4Fe-4S binding protein, which gives rise to MPLSLATKPTKTDSGLVGPGSSVENKTGSWRTFTPKYDEEACNNCLMCWFYCPDAAIKRLEPPKKVGFDMDYCKGCGICEEVCPADAIEMVR
- a CDS encoding DUF998 domain-containing protein; this encodes MRSPARLGGIFGLVLIACFLAGYITAWALSPWYGFGGDYLSDLGIGEGAFAFNIGVMSAGLITIPFAWGLWNALREHILGKLGSLVCALAGIFLFLVGVFPEDQVPTHYIVSVSFFASLGVALIILALPMIRSPVFRRVAAPLTVVIIVLSIVLAISIFLVIPMEAGPLMETIAVLEALVWVFVASVQMILFARSEQEEIQAQE
- a CDS encoding ARMT1-like domain-containing protein, producing the protein MKITPECFPCLLRRSLYETNLVNPELGYEAMKAAADVLLCEFGENSNSAEVATKVHRAVYDLLGTDDPYKDIKKRCNDIALKLYPRAEELVRGSEDPFKAAVICSIAGNVLDFGIASKIGGPEELESVFEDLCLEGLGHDDTPRIKEMLSGSEEVLLFGDNAGEIVFDRLLIKELKKFGGRVSYVVRGEPILTDATMEDAREFHLDELADEVLTTNAFAVGVDFDRLGSTLKGKLEGGNLIICKGMANWESFSDQDYRPIAYLARAKCMPIAESMGVPLDRSSAKLFE
- a CDS encoding DNA topoisomerase IV subunit A is translated as MENNRNQKPIEELYHIAESIYDQLESGDIPGMSIPLRTKSNINFMPRKGVWKYGKAKGSRTAKKLRGAYMLLRTMYMLDFIREMIEQSKSSTLREMYYISEGWGLAKFGSQNESNHLAEDMEIITGCMREDFKLRPEEDGARVMGNVTIEETNRKGVKKKINCRDDVGDSGYGIPYNVEKDKIRFIDSDVDFAIAIETGGMFDRLVENGFDEDSRCFLIHLKGQPARSTRRFMKRLNEEMGVPLIVFTDCDPWSFRIFASVAYGAIKTAHISEYLATPTAVYLGITATDILNYDLPTDKLSGVDVKALESELTDPRFKDRFWKDEIELMLKIKKKAEQQALAKYGLDFATDTYLPEKLTQLGLLK
- a CDS encoding DNA topoisomerase VI subunit B → MKSIAERLAQKQREISVSEFFERNKHILGFDSLTRALITSVKEGVENSLDAAEEAGILPDLYVELEKLSRNEYKVIIEDNGPGIIKRVVPKIFGKLLYGSRFHSLRQARGAQGIGISAVVMYAQLTTGRPAKIRTKVKEQDVAYEIELMLDTKKNKPQKVRDDFVVWDKEHGTRFEAIVRGRYVSGKQSVYEYLRATAIVNPHARIEYKSPNGEHVIFERATDELPTPTKEIRPHPYGIELGMLMKMAKYTKNIKMVSFLKTEFERISYRVAREICEKAEIAQDMKPKRLNLEQGRAILKAIKKVKIMSPPTDCLSPIGERLIRKGLKNVLGDLKPEFYCPPVTREASVFAGNPFAVEVGIVYGGDIPADQQVEVLRYANRVPLLYHQGGCALTVGLEQVDWRRYGLEQRGGRGLPFGPAIILVHLASTKVPFTSEAKDAVANIALITEEIKRGLMACGRKLRTHLNKKKKRAKTQEKFEIVQKILPEIATKSAGIIHREIPNLDRTITKIMDVIWIDESVEFSKKRHKVTIDIYNYTPSAKKLTLHAIIPNGNLDMDSVNPKPSEVKDSGKVTWTLKRIPSSKKEEISFTLSGLDSDDYDETELYVSGINPKFIIGAEPLPGDWDIEVREFKRLETDEEPEADEAPETPAEEVDYDEVDEELEEDSYGEQQESETH